CCTTTGTATCTTGCCTTGGTTGTGTGTGCAGCGGTGGCATGAGTTTGTATGATGCTTGTGGATCGGTGCTTTGTATATAAAGCAGGGCGAAAGCCTTTTTTGATAAGCTTCAATGGTCCAAAGAAGAATCAGCTTGCCATTTTTGCATGTTCAGCAGGTGCTTTAGGTTTATTTAGCCTATGGTAATTATTAATCATAGTAGTCAATAGCCTGCTTAAAGTATTAGAGGCCTCTGCCATTGAGCAAAGGAACCAAATAGTCTCAACGAAGATAGGCAGGCAAAAAGAGATGCGGATTCTCCCCGGCATTTCATTTCGTACAATGAAAATATGAAACGAAATCGCTCCTctcctttctttctttcttcttgtgGCTCCTATGCAAGCTTGTCGCTGATTTGCCCACTGGTACTGCTACTAACACCTCCAATACACCCCCACCATTCCCAAGCATTATTCTCCAACTAGCCTCTCATCCCACTATATAAGCTGCACCATTGCCACCACTCTTGTTGCATACAAACACAAGCCAAGCCCGGTGATCTAGCAACCGTAGTAGCACTAGTAGTAGTAGCAGTAACAGTAGTCATTGCAATCCACcttagttttcttttttgttGAGAAGCCACAGCCCAGTCAAGCATGAGTTCATCGTGGACATTCAAGCAGAACAAGGTGTTCGAGGATGCGCTGGCCAAGTACGACAAGGACGCGCCAGACAGATGGCAGAACGTGGCGCGGGAGGTTGGCGACGGCAAGTCGGTGGAGGATGTGAAGAAGCACTTCGCGGAGCTGGAAAAAGACGTGGACGAGATTCATACAAACGGTgccggcagcagcagcaacaacaccAAGGGCGGTTCCAGCCGTGGTGGCAGCAGCGATGGGCAGAGGTAGTAAGTAGTCTGTCCGAATCTCCTAGTTCTGGACTGTTCCATCCATGCACATGCATCATCACATAATTGGCCACCCTCTACTACTCATGTGGTGTGTGCAAACTGCAAAGGGAAAGGGCGGTGTTCCTTTCGGCCGGCCTGACTAGCTTTCCCCCTGCAGTCACTTGCACTGGATGCTTTATATTCCTTCCATACATGTATTTCCCTCTACTAATATGCATGGTCTCTTGCTGCTCCCTTAGGCATCGACTTCTCTGTTCCCTTCTTACTCTACATGTCTTGCAAATGCT
This sequence is a window from Aegilops tauschii subsp. strangulata cultivar AL8/78 chromosome 7, Aet v6.0, whole genome shotgun sequence. Protein-coding genes within it:
- the LOC109752539 gene encoding protein RADIALIS-like 4, with amino-acid sequence MSSSWTFKQNKVFEDALAKYDKDAPDRWQNVAREVGDGKSVEDVKKHFAELEKDVDEIHTNGAGSSSNNTKGGSSRGGSSDGQRPRYLKSQ